The nucleotide window CGTTGCGATGAAATTCGGCGGATACGCGGAGTTCAAGATGTGGGCGCAGGGCCTCATCCTGGCCCTTGTTCTCGCGACCTTCCTTGGAGTGGTTTTCGCTGCTCCCGGAGCGGTTTACATCTACGCTCCCAGGATTACGCGGAAGCAGAACGGGCTCATCTCGCTCGCAGGCCCATTAGTCAACCTGATACTTTCAGTAATTTTCCTCGCCCTCGCGCTCCTGATTCCTCTCTCGTTCGGGAGCATGAACATATGGTATTTCGCCTCCAAGATAAACGTGTGGCTCGGAATGTTCAACATGGTTCCCGTATACCCGCTGGACGGGAGCAAGATACTCGACTGGAACATTTTCGTCTGGGGCGCGTTCGCAGCAATGTTCGCCCTCTTATTCATCATTTAGGTGCCTATATGCGTGGAGCAGAAGCGATAGTGAAAAACGGCCGGATGCTTGCCCGTGAAATAGTGGTGAAAGAACGCATCCCCAAGCCCTACCGCATCCGCGAACTGGATCAGAAGCTGAGAAAGGAGCGCACACGCCAGGAAGCCAAACTGCTCCACAAAGCCAAGCTTGCGGGAGTGGAATGCCCGGTCGTTCTTTTCGTGGACGAATTCGCGATAGGAATGACAAAATTGAAGGGAAGAAGGCCAAAGATGAATGCAAGGGGGTGCATCCAATCCGGCTCAATTCTTGCAAAATTGCACAACTTCGGCAT belongs to Candidatus Micrarchaeia archaeon and includes:
- a CDS encoding site-2 protease family protein; protein product: VAMKFGGYAEFKMWAQGLILALVLATFLGVVFAAPGAVYIYAPRITRKQNGLISLAGPLVNLILSVIFLALALLIPLSFGSMNIWYFASKINVWLGMFNMVPVYPLDGSKILDWNIFVWGAFAAMFALLFII
- a CDS encoding KEOPS complex kinase/ATPase Bud32, whose translation is MRGAEAIVKNGRMLAREIVVKERIPKPYRIRELDQKLRKERTRQEAKLLHKAKLAGVECPVVLFVDEFAIGMTKLKGRRPKMNARGCIQSGSILAKLHNFGIIHGDFTPANLLESKGKICVIDFGLGFSSSDIEDKAIDVLTMLKSINAEKGKHFLSGYKKTSKEYEKIVERVEEIKKRARYA